From Ignavibacteriales bacterium, the proteins below share one genomic window:
- a CDS encoding VWA domain-containing protein has translation MFSDITFAYPIVLWFLLLIPAIVYWYWKKQNKISPGFNFSSLQIFSRAPKTLKEKLANIPAWLRILSIAFFIIAAARPQSFSSRENIYTEGIDIAMLLDISGSMLAEDFKPNRVEAAKKVIDDFIAGRTNDKIGLVIFSGESFTQCPLTVDYNVLRNLLKEIHPGMIEDGTAIGNAIANGVNRLKDSKSKSKVMILLTDGVNNRGEIDPLTAAQIAQKFGIRIYAVGVGSTTDAPYPFQTPFGIRYQTIPVEIDENVLNQIASITGGKYFRATDNRKLVQIYEEIDRLEKTRAEVTSYRNAKELFYSWAFVGLFLLLADVGLSRTYLRRLP, from the coding sequence ATGTTCAGTGATATAACATTTGCTTATCCTATTGTTCTATGGTTTTTACTTCTAATACCGGCAATCGTTTACTGGTACTGGAAAAAACAGAATAAAATTTCTCCCGGTTTTAATTTTTCATCGTTGCAAATATTCAGCCGTGCACCAAAAACATTAAAAGAAAAATTAGCAAACATTCCGGCATGGTTAAGAATATTATCCATTGCTTTTTTCATTATTGCAGCGGCACGTCCTCAAAGTTTTTCCAGCAGAGAAAATATTTATACTGAAGGAATTGATATTGCAATGCTTCTTGATATTTCCGGCAGTATGCTGGCAGAAGATTTCAAACCGAACCGTGTAGAAGCGGCAAAAAAAGTTATTGATGATTTCATTGCCGGAAGAACGAATGATAAAATCGGGTTGGTAATTTTCTCCGGAGAAAGTTTTACACAATGCCCTCTCACAGTTGATTATAATGTTCTTCGCAATTTGCTGAAAGAGATTCACCCCGGGATGATTGAAGACGGAACAGCAATTGGGAATGCAATTGCAAACGGTGTGAATAGGTTGAAAGACAGCAAATCGAAAAGCAAGGTGATGATTCTATTAACCGATGGAGTTAACAACCGCGGAGAAATTGATCCGCTTACCGCAGCGCAAATTGCTCAAAAGTTTGGTATAAGAATTTATGCTGTTGGTGTCGGCTCAACTACTGATGCACCTTACCCGTTTCAAACTCCGTTCGGAATTCGTTATCAAACAATTCCTGTTGAAATAGATGAAAATGTTTTGAATCAAATTGCAAGCATTACCGGCGGAAAATATTTCCGTGCAACTGATAATAGAAAGTTAGTCCAGATCTATGAAGAGATAGACCGTTTAGAAAAAACACGTGCTGAAGTTACATCTTACAGGAATGCAAAAGAATTATTCTACAGTTGGGCTTTTGTTGGTCTATTTTTATTATTGGCTGATGTTGGTTTATCAAGAACATATTTGAGAAGATTACCGTGA
- a CDS encoding VWA domain-containing protein yields MIRFANSEYLYLLWLVPILAGLFWFTLKKQNNILEKFAGTKLKEVLFPLRSKLKSWLKFGLSLFAILLIIVALANPQVGTKIEEVKQIGIEVYILLDVSRSMGAEDIKPSRLEKAKFEIAKLIQKLQGDKIGLIIFAGQAYVQFPLTSDYAAANLFLNAVDFNSVPQPGTAIGPALDLALKSFRYDDNTKKTIVVITDGEDHEGNIDAALDEAKSKDVSIYTIGFGSSAGVPIPIYDDSGVQRGYKKDNQGNIVLTKLDEAILKTISEKTNGKYYRGTNTEDELDAIYNDLAKIQQSEYGTKRITEYEDRFYYFLIPAIMILLGEFFISSNKSKWLAKFEKIVEVKQ; encoded by the coding sequence GTGATCCGTTTTGCAAATAGCGAATACCTTTATTTACTCTGGCTGGTTCCTATCCTTGCCGGATTATTCTGGTTCACTTTAAAAAAACAAAATAATATTCTTGAAAAATTTGCCGGAACGAAACTGAAAGAAGTTTTATTTCCATTAAGAAGTAAACTTAAATCATGGCTAAAATTTGGACTTTCACTTTTTGCAATTCTATTAATAATTGTTGCACTTGCAAATCCTCAAGTAGGAACTAAGATTGAAGAAGTAAAACAGATCGGCATTGAAGTTTATATTTTACTGGATGTTTCAAGAAGTATGGGCGCGGAAGATATAAAACCAAGCAGATTGGAAAAAGCAAAGTTTGAGATCGCAAAATTAATTCAAAAACTTCAGGGCGATAAGATTGGACTAATTATTTTTGCCGGGCAAGCATACGTCCAGTTTCCTTTAACCTCAGATTATGCTGCTGCGAATTTATTTTTGAACGCAGTAGATTTTAATTCTGTTCCACAACCTGGCACTGCAATTGGTCCAGCACTTGACCTTGCTTTGAAATCTTTCCGTTATGATGACAATACAAAAAAGACAATTGTTGTAATTACAGACGGCGAAGATCATGAAGGAAATATTGATGCGGCTCTTGATGAAGCAAAATCCAAAGATGTTAGTATCTATACTATAGGATTTGGTTCCTCTGCCGGAGTTCCTATTCCGATTTATGATGATTCAGGTGTTCAACGCGGATATAAAAAAGATAATCAAGGAAATATTGTTCTTACGAAACTTGACGAAGCAATTTTGAAAACGATCTCAGAAAAAACAAACGGAAAATATTATAGAGGCACCAACACTGAAGATGAGTTAGATGCTATTTATAATGACCTGGCAAAAATTCAGCAATCGGAGTACGGCACAAAAAGAATTACAGAATACGAAGACAGATTTTATTATTTCTTAATTCCGGCAATAATGATTTTGCTCGGTGAGTTTTTTATTTCATCTAATAAATCAAAATGGCTTGCAAAGTTTGAAAAGATTGTTGAGGTTAAACAATGA
- a CDS encoding tetratricopeptide repeat protein: protein MIKKTIYIIFIFSTITFAQSKRSLNNDGVDFYSNKKFTDAEVKFKKGLEKDPELFQGHFNLGDAYYKQGRYDEALQSYKNSLQFTDDKTNQAKVYHNIGNALMKQQKYQESVGAYANSLKKNPDDLDTKYNLSYALNMLKQNQQQQKNKNDKDKDKNKDQQQKQDQKNNQDKKDQNKDKQQKQQQQQPKNQISKEDAQRILEALKNNESDLQKKLRKVKGKPVVTEKDW from the coding sequence ATGATCAAAAAAACCATATATATAATTTTTATTTTTTCTACCATAACTTTTGCCCAGAGCAAAAGAAGTTTGAATAACGATGGCGTTGATTTTTATTCAAATAAAAAATTTACTGATGCAGAAGTTAAATTCAAAAAAGGTTTGGAAAAAGACCCCGAATTGTTTCAAGGGCATTTTAATCTTGGCGATGCTTATTACAAACAAGGACGTTATGATGAAGCTTTGCAATCATACAAGAATTCTTTACAGTTCACTGATGATAAAACAAACCAGGCAAAAGTTTATCATAACATCGGTAATGCATTAATGAAACAGCAGAAGTATCAGGAGAGTGTAGGAGCTTATGCAAACTCACTCAAAAAAAATCCGGATGATCTTGACACAAAATATAATCTCTCTTATGCGTTGAATATGCTGAAGCAAAATCAACAGCAGCAGAAAAATAAAAACGATAAAGATAAGGACAAGAATAAAGATCAGCAGCAAAAACAGGATCAGAAGAACAATCAAGATAAAAAAGATCAGAACAAGGATAAGCAGCAAAAACAACAACAACAGCAACCGAAGAATCAAATTTCTAAAGAAGATGCACAAAGAATTTTAGAAGCCTTGAAGAATAACGAATCTGATCTGCAGAAAAAACTTCGCAAGGTAAAAGGAAAACCTGTCGTTACAGAAAAAGATTGGTAA
- a CDS encoding BatD family protein, whose product MLKRRPKNILFTVIVFLLAIFIQSASAQQFNATVDKTTVGQYDRFQIYFTFEGGDVNGISNFRPPALTGLKILSGPNQSSSMQIINGKVSGSITFSYIVQPNGIGEFTIQSASIDYSGKTYHTQPLKLKVEKGTPQQQKESTGGYTQEELAKNVFIVAEANKTRALLGEQITVTYKLYTKLNISSPQVTKLPSYEGFWAEEVGPLQNINFEIGMYKGERYRVAKIKQVALFPSKTGTLSVTPFELNVPVIVKKKKTGNDVFDEFFNDSFFGRSETVEAKTRSNTIKVEVDPLPQNAPASFTGSVGDLNFKAEVDKKDVVTNESITLRLTVNGNGNIKLIKVPDPQLPSGFEKYEPKNVENINRGSVISGQKIIDYLIVARTAGEKEIPPMEFTYFNPSSRKYVTLKSQPFKINVRQGVAGSETASQGFSQSDVKLLSEDIRFIKTSNFKLEPKQEISLIKPWFWISLIVPFFSLIGAVVFKKRQDKLLGNVQLMRYQKAEKAARKRLKQSKEALDKNNITNFYAELSLALFGYLEDKLGIQKAEFTLEGAVEKLIQKNVPEDLITELKRIAGKCEYARFAPQGEISAEAISLYNEAVKVIVEVDSRLERKR is encoded by the coding sequence ATGTTAAAACGCAGACCGAAAAATATTTTATTTACAGTTATTGTTTTTCTATTGGCGATTTTTATCCAGTCGGCAAGCGCTCAGCAATTTAATGCAACTGTAGATAAAACAACGGTAGGTCAATACGATCGTTTTCAAATCTACTTTACATTTGAAGGCGGTGACGTAAATGGAATTAGTAATTTTCGTCCGCCAGCTCTAACAGGATTGAAAATTCTAAGTGGACCGAACCAATCAAGCAGTATGCAGATCATCAATGGTAAAGTTTCCGGCTCAATTACTTTTTCTTACATAGTACAACCAAACGGAATCGGGGAGTTTACAATTCAATCTGCATCAATAGATTATAGCGGAAAAACATATCATACTCAACCGTTAAAATTAAAAGTTGAAAAGGGAACACCACAGCAGCAAAAAGAAAGCACGGGCGGGTACACGCAGGAAGAACTTGCGAAAAATGTTTTTATTGTAGCCGAAGCAAATAAAACAAGAGCACTTCTTGGCGAGCAGATTACAGTGACTTATAAACTTTATACAAAACTAAATATCTCGTCACCGCAAGTAACAAAACTTCCTTCCTACGAAGGATTTTGGGCAGAAGAAGTTGGTCCGTTACAAAACATTAATTTTGAAATCGGAATGTACAAAGGTGAACGTTACCGTGTTGCTAAAATAAAACAAGTTGCACTTTTTCCTTCAAAGACTGGAACACTTTCTGTTACTCCATTTGAATTGAATGTTCCCGTTATTGTTAAAAAGAAAAAAACGGGAAACGATGTCTTTGATGAATTTTTTAATGATTCCTTTTTCGGCAGGTCTGAAACTGTAGAAGCAAAAACACGTTCCAACACGATCAAAGTTGAAGTTGATCCGTTGCCCCAGAATGCACCGGCTTCTTTTACCGGTTCAGTTGGCGATCTAAATTTTAAAGCGGAAGTAGATAAAAAAGATGTTGTTACAAATGAAAGCATTACACTAAGATTAACTGTAAACGGAAATGGTAATATCAAGCTGATCAAAGTGCCGGATCCGCAATTGCCGTCCGGATTTGAAAAATATGAACCTAAGAATGTTGAGAACATTAACCGTGGTTCAGTTATTTCTGGACAAAAAATTATTGACTATTTGATCGTAGCGCGAACCGCAGGTGAAAAAGAAATTCCTCCAATGGAATTTACTTATTTCAATCCTTCTTCAAGGAAATATGTTACTCTTAAATCTCAACCGTTCAAAATAAATGTAAGGCAGGGAGTTGCCGGCAGTGAAACAGCATCACAAGGATTTTCTCAGAGCGATGTAAAATTACTTAGTGAAGATATTCGTTTCATCAAAACATCAAATTTTAAGCTTGAACCTAAACAAGAGATTTCTCTAATCAAACCTTGGTTCTGGATCTCTTTGATCGTTCCGTTCTTTAGTTTAATCGGCGCTGTAGTATTTAAGAAGAGACAAGATAAACTTTTGGGTAATGTTCAGTTAATGCGTTATCAAAAAGCGGAAAAAGCTGCACGGAAAAGATTAAAGCAATCAAAAGAAGCGCTGGATAAAAACAACATAACTAATTTTTATGCAGAATTATCTTTGGCGTTGTTCGGATATCTTGAAGATAAACTAGGAATTCAAAAAGCAGAATTTACTCTTGAAGGTGCGGTTGAAAAACTTATTCAGAAAAATGTTCCGGAAGATTTGATCACAGAATTAAAACGCATTGCCGGAAAATGTGAATACGCACGCTTTGCACCACAAGGAGAAATATCTGCCGAAGCGATCAGTCTATACAATGAAGCTGTAAAAGTAATTGTTGAAGTTGATTCACGGTTGGAGAGAAAGAGATGA
- a CDS encoding tetratricopeptide repeat protein: MIRKLLILLFISVNLLAQSPDELMKNANKFYQEGQFEQAVLIYQKILSQGFESDAVYYNLGNAYFKSGKLGYAIYSYEKGLKLEPNDEDLSYNLRIARARTFDKITELPKLFIIAWWEGLVTSLSLSALSFIVILFFWLLLISIAVYYFSRNSNFQRISFLSSSISLAVLIVIVVLLFARVNREAATNYGILLQQTYSVKVSPDVKGSDAFVIHEGIKFSIEDHVNDWVKIRLVDGKIGWIPKSVMGQI, encoded by the coding sequence ATGATTAGAAAATTATTGATACTGCTTTTTATTTCTGTAAATCTGCTCGCGCAGTCTCCCGATGAATTAATGAAGAATGCAAATAAATTTTATCAAGAGGGACAATTTGAACAGGCAGTTCTAATTTACCAAAAAATTCTAAGTCAGGGTTTTGAAAGCGATGCCGTCTATTATAATCTTGGTAATGCATATTTCAAAAGCGGAAAATTAGGTTACGCAATTTACAGTTATGAAAAAGGTTTGAAGCTTGAACCGAATGATGAAGACCTTTCTTACAATTTAAGAATTGCACGAGCACGCACGTTTGATAAAATTACGGAACTGCCGAAGTTATTTATCATAGCGTGGTGGGAAGGATTAGTTACTTCTCTAAGTTTATCGGCATTGTCATTTATTGTGATATTATTTTTTTGGTTATTATTAATCAGCATAGCAGTTTATTACTTTTCACGTAATTCAAATTTTCAGAGGATTTCTTTTCTCAGCAGTTCAATTTCGCTTGCTGTATTAATTGTCATTGTTGTTCTTTTGTTTGCGCGAGTGAATAGAGAAGCAGCAACCAATTACGGAATATTATTACAGCAAACTTATTCTGTAAAAGTATCTCCCGATGTAAAGGGAAGCGATGCATTTGTGATTCACGAAGGAATAAAGTTTAGCATTGAAGATCATGTTAATGATTGGGTGAAAATCCGCTTGGTTGACGGAAAGATCGGCTGGATCCCAAAAAGTGTTATGGGACAAATATAA
- a CDS encoding M48 family metallopeptidase: MNNTQAKKYSNTKLIFGITEAVLSFVLLLLFVILNFSLQLEIYIRNFISSDYLTLLIFVLALSLISLILFAPFNFYTGYYLEHKYNLSNQTFWKWIIEGLKGSLVGAVIGIPLLFLFYFTLKSFGINWWLPFGALMFIVSVLLAQIVPIIILPIFYKITPIENESLRERIVNLSKDAGLNVQNVYKFNMSKNTKKANAAFTGLGKTKRILLGDTLLDNYTEDEIETVIAHELGHYKRKHIIKNIFIGTVFSFLTFFLIAQLHRLSLDWFGFSEITQIASLPLLFLWGAIIGLVQTPISNYISRKFEYEADNYAVISTNKKEAFIQTLEKLTEQNLGDREPHPFVEWFFYSHPSIKNRTNNLGALN; the protein is encoded by the coding sequence TTGAATAATACTCAGGCAAAAAAATACTCCAACACAAAACTTATTTTTGGAATAACAGAAGCAGTTCTTTCATTTGTGCTTCTTCTTCTCTTTGTTATCCTTAATTTCAGTTTGCAGTTGGAAATTTATATCAGAAATTTTATTTCAAGTGATTATTTAACACTCCTAATTTTTGTTTTAGCCCTAAGTCTAATTTCTCTGATTCTTTTCGCACCGTTTAATTTTTATACCGGTTATTATCTTGAACACAAATACAATCTCTCGAATCAAACTTTTTGGAAATGGATTATTGAAGGATTGAAAGGGAGTCTTGTAGGTGCTGTAATTGGAATTCCTCTCCTATTTCTTTTCTACTTTACCTTGAAAAGTTTTGGAATTAACTGGTGGCTTCCTTTTGGTGCATTGATGTTCATAGTTTCGGTTCTGCTCGCTCAAATTGTCCCGATTATAATTCTCCCGATTTTTTATAAAATCACACCGATAGAGAATGAATCATTGAGAGAAAGAATTGTAAATCTCAGTAAAGATGCGGGATTGAATGTTCAAAATGTTTACAAGTTCAACATGAGTAAAAATACTAAAAAGGCAAACGCAGCTTTTACTGGATTGGGTAAGACAAAACGAATTCTTCTTGGAGACACACTTTTAGATAATTACACTGAAGATGAAATTGAAACTGTAATTGCACACGAACTTGGACACTACAAAAGAAAGCATATCATAAAAAATATTTTTATTGGAACGGTATTCAGCTTTCTAACTTTTTTTCTGATTGCTCAACTTCACCGATTATCATTAGACTGGTTTGGATTTTCAGAAATTACACAGATAGCTTCACTCCCGCTTTTGTTTTTGTGGGGTGCAATTATTGGTTTAGTTCAAACACCTATTTCAAATTATATATCACGAAAATTTGAATATGAAGCTGATAACTATGCTGTAATTTCAACGAATAAGAAAGAAGCATTTATACAAACGCTTGAAAAACTTACAGAACAAAATCTTGGCGACCGCGAACCGCATCCTTTTGTTGAGTGGTTTTTCTACAGTCATCCTTCAATTAAGAATCGAACGAACAATTTAGGCGCATTAAATTAA
- a CDS encoding VWA domain-containing protein — MRINPAKLFIVFLFIITITSCSFDKNPPTTPNIVLNTVPNTPAPGNGSLNQFLFVTLKWQCDNAVEYDVYIGETNPPLIKYTTTTNKFYDTPLLKYNVQYYWRVIAKLNDGSSSAGPVWNFTTSPSPTSGNGYALLLNKIETSVPHNVKTIFQVVDLAGTGVDTLNLSNFEIFEDFLPLSKTETELSIVNHPTITNQIRTVLMLDNSTSIQSDIDKIRTSAKTIVNGIRPNQEIAVFEFSDRVYLLQDFTNNVASLLNAIDNNFTLGVKSTDFYGAVEYGTSLWKDELSITKILQGCMVIITDGNDTQGSSSLANAMHAVNNKLVFTIGLGSEIQPEILNAIGTAGSFRIGQENEITKQFASMEQLLIKSANSFYDLSYKSPKRGSDNHTLQIRIIDNQFTGDRSSILTTFSSSNFY; from the coding sequence ATGAGGATTAACCCCGCAAAGTTATTTATTGTCTTTTTATTTATCATAACTATTACAAGTTGTTCTTTTGATAAAAATCCGCCAACAACTCCTAATATTGTTTTAAATACTGTCCCAAATACTCCAGCACCCGGTAATGGTTCTTTGAATCAATTTTTATTTGTTACATTAAAATGGCAATGTGATAATGCTGTTGAGTATGATGTTTACATAGGAGAAACAAATCCACCGTTGATAAAATATACAACTACTACAAACAAATTTTATGATACCCCTCTTCTAAAATACAACGTACAATATTATTGGAGAGTAATTGCAAAATTAAATGACGGATCAAGCAGTGCCGGACCGGTCTGGAACTTTACAACATCACCTTCGCCGACTTCCGGAAACGGCTATGCATTATTGCTGAATAAAATTGAAACGAGCGTTCCTCATAATGTTAAAACAATATTTCAAGTTGTTGATCTTGCTGGAACAGGAGTAGACACATTAAATCTTTCCAACTTTGAAATCTTTGAAGATTTTTTGCCTTTATCAAAAACTGAAACCGAACTAAGCATTGTTAATCATCCAACTATAACAAATCAGATACGCACCGTATTAATGCTTGATAACAGCACAAGTATTCAGAGCGATATTGATAAGATCAGAACATCAGCTAAAACAATTGTTAACGGTATAAGACCAAATCAAGAGATTGCAGTTTTTGAATTTTCTGACAGAGTTTATCTCTTACAGGATTTTACAAACAATGTTGCTTCTCTTCTTAATGCTATTGATAATAACTTTACTCTGGGAGTTAAGAGTACGGATTTCTATGGAGCGGTTGAATACGGCACCTCACTTTGGAAAGATGAATTATCAATTACCAAGATACTTCAGGGTTGTATGGTAATAATAACAGATGGAAACGATACTCAAGGATCATCGTCTTTGGCAAATGCGATGCATGCTGTTAATAACAAACTTGTTTTTACAATCGGATTAGGAAGTGAAATTCAACCGGAAATTCTAAATGCTATAGGAACAGCCGGAAGTTTTAGAATCGGCCAAGAAAATGAAATAACAAAACAGTTTGCCAGCATGGAACAATTATTAATTAAATCGGCAAATAGTTTTTATGATTTATCATACAAAAGCCCAAAGCGGGGAAGTGACAATCATACTTTACAAATTAGAATTATTGATAATCAATTTACCGGCGACCGGTCTAGTATCTTAACAACATTCAGCAGTTCAAATTTTTATTAA
- the gatC gene encoding Asp-tRNA(Asn)/Glu-tRNA(Gln) amidotransferase subunit GatC yields MSVTKKEVEHIAELARLKFKEEELESFTHQLNEILSYVDKLNELNTENVEPLSHSIENINVFRNDELKKSISTEDALKNAPDKTDEFFKVPKVINQ; encoded by the coding sequence ATGTCTGTTACAAAAAAAGAAGTTGAACACATCGCAGAATTAGCACGGCTCAAATTTAAGGAAGAAGAGTTGGAAAGTTTTACACATCAACTTAATGAGATCTTAAGTTATGTAGATAAATTGAACGAGCTGAATACTGAAAATGTTGAACCGCTTTCACATTCTATAGAAAATATAAATGTATTCCGTAATGATGAACTGAAAAAATCTATTTCTACTGAAGATGCATTAAAGAATGCGCCGGATAAAACCGACGAATTTTTCAAAGTGCCAAAAGTTATCAATCAATAA
- the kdsB gene encoding 3-deoxy-manno-octulosonate cytidylyltransferase gives MIIGIIPARFASSRLMGKPLADIGGKPMIQHTYNNARKSKLLDKVVIAVDDEKVFQVVTEFGAEVYMTPKNCTSGSDRIAIVTEKIPEASIIVNIQGDEPFIKGKMIDEAIEPLLFDRKVNVATLARRISNVEDMKSPSVVKVVFDYNNMALYFSRSPIPFVREAKTNLARIQTAEIYKHIGLYVYRRDALLKFTQLKPTDLEQIEKLEQLRFLEHGFKMKIVVTDYDSLSVDTQKDLELARRFYDKHSKTSGKTK, from the coding sequence ATGATTATAGGAATTATACCAGCCCGATTTGCATCATCACGACTAATGGGAAAACCGCTTGCCGATATCGGCGGCAAACCGATGATCCAGCACACTTATAACAACGCCAGAAAATCTAAGTTACTAGATAAAGTTGTTATTGCAGTTGATGATGAAAAAGTATTTCAAGTTGTAACAGAATTTGGTGCGGAAGTTTACATGACTCCTAAAAATTGCACCAGCGGATCAGACCGCATTGCAATTGTAACAGAAAAAATTCCGGAGGCTTCTATAATTGTAAACATTCAAGGTGATGAACCATTCATAAAAGGTAAAATGATTGATGAGGCAATTGAACCTCTCTTGTTTGATAGGAAAGTAAATGTTGCAACGCTTGCACGAAGGATTTCTAATGTTGAAGATATGAAATCACCCTCGGTCGTTAAAGTTGTTTTCGATTATAATAACATGGCATTATATTTTTCGCGGTCTCCAATTCCTTTTGTGAGAGAAGCAAAAACAAATCTTGCAAGAATACAAACAGCAGAAATTTATAAACATATTGGTTTGTATGTTTACCGACGTGATGCTTTATTAAAATTTACTCAACTTAAACCGACTGATCTGGAACAGATAGAAAAATTAGAGCAATTAAGATTTCTGGAACATGGATTCAAAATGAAAATTGTTGTTACCGATTATGACAGTTTATCTGTAGATACACAAAAAGATCTTGAATTAGCAAGACGATTTTATGATAAGCATTCGAAAACATCCGGAAAAACCAAATAA
- a CDS encoding cobalamin B12-binding domain-containing protein: protein MDSKIRVLVAKAGLDGHDRGAKVVAAALRDAGMEVIYTGLRQTPEMIVEAAIQEDVDAIGISILSGAHMTLFPKILNLMKEKEVNDILLFGGGIIPAEDLKKLKELGVGELFTPGTSTQEIIKYLKVWAEKHPRN from the coding sequence ATGGATAGTAAAATCAGAGTTTTAGTTGCAAAAGCCGGATTAGACGGACATGATAGAGGAGCCAAAGTTGTTGCAGCGGCATTACGCGATGCCGGAATGGAAGTGATCTATACAGGACTGCGCCAAACTCCGGAAATGATTGTTGAAGCCGCTATTCAAGAAGATGTAGATGCTATTGGAATAAGTATTCTTTCCGGCGCTCATATGACTCTCTTTCCCAAAATTTTGAATTTGATGAAAGAGAAAGAAGTAAATGATATTCTTCTTTTCGGCGGTGGAATAATTCCCGCAGAAGATTTGAAGAAATTAAAAGAATTGGGTGTTGGAGAATTATTCACACCCGGAACTTCAACTCAAGAAATAATTAAATATTTAAAAGTGTGGGCAGAAAAACACCCGCGGAATTAA
- a CDS encoding heparan-alpha-glucosaminide N-acetyltransferase domain-containing protein: MSSGSKQRIIFLDLMRALAVLMMIQGHTIDTFLGDQYRTFDSNIYDIWFTLRGFTAPIFMFVSGVTFTYLLRSQSLPFFENPRVNKGVHRFIILLVIGYLLRFPTPRMFDFSEVNHGQWLTFFTVDALHLIAFGILIILFLSYIAEKYKRSDYLIFSLGAVFFFFMFPLTEKINWANFLPIPFAAYLYQGTGSYFPLFPWAGYVISGALLGSYLAKNPLSFSSKKFSYKLFFFGVVSFAVCYSIHSLEDFLYGEKTFWTDNTALIFYRLGFILMLNSLMSFISLRLKQIPGIITKIGKNTLLLYVIHVVVLYGSAWIPGFGMFYSKTLNIPLSILAAILLIVFMFWFVSLFERMKNYRRRKIVAVEI, translated from the coding sequence ATGTCTTCAGGTTCTAAACAACGAATAATTTTTTTGGATCTAATGCGTGCGCTTGCCGTTCTTATGATGATACAAGGACATACGATTGATACTTTTCTTGGCGATCAATACAGAACATTCGATTCCAATATTTATGATATTTGGTTTACTCTCCGTGGTTTTACAGCTCCGATATTCATGTTTGTTTCGGGTGTTACATTTACGTATTTATTGCGCTCTCAGTCTCTACCTTTTTTTGAAAACCCACGCGTAAACAAGGGCGTTCACCGTTTTATTATCTTACTCGTAATCGGTTATCTTCTGCGTTTTCCAACTCCCCGTATGTTTGATTTTAGCGAAGTAAATCATGGTCAATGGCTTACATTTTTTACAGTTGATGCTTTACATCTGATCGCATTTGGAATTTTAATTATACTCTTCTTGAGTTATATCGCTGAAAAATATAAACGTAGCGACTATTTAATATTTTCGCTTGGCGCTGTTTTCTTTTTCTTCATGTTTCCGTTAACAGAAAAAATTAATTGGGCAAATTTTTTACCGATTCCGTTTGCAGCATATTTATATCAAGGAACCGGCTCTTACTTCCCTTTATTTCCCTGGGCAGGTTATGTAATTAGCGGCGCTTTACTTGGAAGTTATCTCGCAAAAAATCCACTTTCATTTTCTTCAAAAAAATTTAGTTATAAATTATTTTTCTTCGGTGTTGTTTCTTTTGCTGTATGTTATTCAATTCATTCGCTTGAAGATTTTCTTTACGGTGAAAAAACTTTTTGGACAGATAACACTGCACTCATCTTTTATCGTTTGGGATTTATTTTAATGCTGAATAGTTTAATGTCATTTATTTCATTACGGTTAAAACAAATTCCAGGTATAATAACAAAAATTGGAAAGAACACATTGTTGCTTTACGTTATACATGTTGTTGTTCTTTACGGTAGCGCATGGATTCCAGGTTTTGGAATGTTTTATTCTAAAACTTTGAACATTCCACTTTCAATTCTTGCTGCAATATTGTTAATTGTTTTTATGTTTTGGTTTGTATCTTTGTTTGAACGAATGAAGAATTATCGCAGAAGGAAAATTGTTGCGGTTGAGATTTAA